GACCCGGTGTGAAGGGCGACGGCGATTAGTTCGTTGATCATATCGACGGCCAGCCCCTGGCGGCGGAAATCGGGGTGTACGACGAGGCGGAGCTTGCCGATATGGCTTTTCCAGCCGCGGCGCTCGCGATGCAGCGAGACCTCGGCGACGATATCGCCGTCCACGATCGCCACGATGGGGATGACGACATCCCAGTCGATGTTGTTGCACCATCCCTGGATGATGTTCTTGTCGCGGATATCGTCCTTCAGGAAGATCCGGTCCTTGCGCGGGATCGACTGGAAGAAGGCGTACAGCGCTTCCACGTCGTCCGCTTCGAGCGGGCGGATCGTAACCTTGGTACCGTCCTTCAACGTCTCCTGTTTTGGATATTCCTGGGCCAGGATTTCATCCAGCATAGAGGACTCCCTTCTGCTTTCTTTCCCTCGCATTGCCGAAAACAGCCAGCCGGCGGCGCTCGATTTCGATAGGGTGCCTGAACTCCTGTACTTTTCACTGAAAGTTAGATCGAATGCTATCGGATGTCAAGCGGGGTCTGGCAGTGCGTGGGCG
This genomic interval from Gemmatimonadota bacterium contains the following:
- a CDS encoding GNAT family N-acetyltransferase encodes the protein MRGKESRRESSMLDEILAQEYPKQETLKDGTKVTIRPLEADDVEALYAFFQSIPRKDRIFLKDDIRDKNIIQGWCNNIDWDVVIPIVAIVDGDIVAEVSLHRERRGWKSHIGKLRLVVHPDFRRQGLAVDMINELIAVALHTGSIEQLNAECMVDVQRGAILLLQLVGFVQRAILPGQVRDIEGTVHDLALLSYTLRDQEDFPALD